One genomic region from Microcystis panniformis FACHB-1757 encodes:
- a CDS encoding IS4 family transposase, with protein sequence MISELYQKVLENELGRARYLLLLMVVGTLQILKQAKLEILAEALPIPILFESRRKKLKRFLKLEILNIEKIWFLCLKEMLKQQERFTIKGLVYIAIDRRSWGAINILMVSLIYDKRAIPIYWEILDKKGSSNLEEQQRVLGKILTVLLGHKILVLGDREFCSVSLGKWLQKQSLYFCLRQKKSTNVKTKEGIYQEMRELGLSPGTQLFLNDVNLTKEQGFGSFNVAGKWKKTYRGFRTKEPWYILTNFGDLETAIIADQKRFDIEEMFRDFKSGGYSLEGSQLAPQYLSKLIIVIAIAYTSATMQGKKIKDMGIQKYVTRPEKRYKGQRRHSSFYVGQHLYHWLQLHQMFPKNIEELMQISRYRLKDYIKGQRAISLALSTF encoded by the coding sequence ATGATAAGTGAACTATACCAGAAAGTGTTAGAAAATGAACTGGGGCGAGCCAGATATCTACTGTTGTTAATGGTAGTTGGAACCTTGCAAATATTGAAGCAAGCAAAGTTAGAGATATTAGCTGAAGCCTTACCAATACCAATCCTGTTTGAGAGTCGGAGAAAAAAACTAAAAAGATTTTTAAAGCTGGAAATTCTGAATATTGAAAAAATCTGGTTTCTCTGCTTAAAAGAGATGTTAAAACAGCAGGAGAGATTCACAATAAAAGGATTAGTATATATTGCCATAGACCGAAGGAGTTGGGGAGCAATTAATATCTTGATGGTGAGTCTAATTTATGACAAGAGAGCCATCCCAATCTATTGGGAGATATTGGATAAAAAAGGAAGTAGTAATCTCGAAGAACAGCAGCGAGTATTGGGGAAAATATTGACGGTGCTATTAGGTCATAAAATCCTGGTGTTAGGAGATAGAGAATTTTGCTCGGTCAGTCTTGGAAAGTGGCTTCAGAAGCAGAGTTTGTACTTTTGTTTAAGACAAAAAAAAAGTACAAATGTCAAGACAAAAGAAGGAATTTATCAAGAAATGAGAGAGTTAGGTTTAAGTCCAGGAACTCAACTATTTTTAAATGATGTTAATCTTACAAAAGAGCAGGGATTTGGCTCGTTTAACGTAGCTGGTAAATGGAAAAAAACTTACCGAGGTTTTCGCACAAAAGAACCTTGGTATATTCTGACAAATTTTGGGGATTTAGAGACGGCAATAATTGCCGATCAAAAAAGATTTGATATTGAAGAGATGTTTCGAGATTTTAAGTCGGGAGGCTATAGCTTAGAAGGTTCTCAATTAGCACCGCAATACCTATCAAAGCTGATAATTGTTATAGCTATCGCCTATACAAGTGCCACAATGCAAGGTAAAAAAATTAAGGATATGGGAATCCAAAAATATGTCACAAGACCTGAAAAAAGATATAAAGGTCAACGCAGACACAGTAGTTTTTATGTGGGTCAACATCTCTATCATTGGCTCCAGCTACATCAAATGTTCCCAAAAAATATAGAAGAGCTAATGCAAATTAGCCGCTATCGGTTGAAGGATTACATCAAAGGACAAAGAGCGATATCGCTTGCCCTATCTACCTTCTAG
- a CDS encoding IS5 family transposase, with amino-acid sequence MFISKIMDYQNLSDEQFKRRFGVYKPTYRKMVESVKSVEADSNSPSKRGPKPKLSIEEQVLVTLEYWREYRTYFHIGTSWELSESTICRIVNKTEKMLLQSGNFRLKGKKALLNQAEIPVVTVMDVTETPIERPKKKQKDFLGGKRGYHTLKSQLVADQNTEEIICVFCGKGRGHDFSLFKKSRVRFHPLTTSIEDSGYQGIAAYHSNSYTPKKKSKNRKLTELEKEYNKALAKERIIIEPINRKLKIFKILSCKYRNRRRRYSLRVNLLAAIYNCELGIGIAAS; translated from the coding sequence ATGTTTATTAGCAAAATTATGGATTATCAAAACTTATCAGATGAACAATTCAAACGCCGTTTCGGTGTGTATAAACCAACATATAGAAAGATGGTAGAATCAGTAAAAAGTGTTGAAGCCGACTCTAATTCACCATCTAAAAGGGGACCGAAACCTAAACTATCTATAGAAGAACAAGTTTTAGTAACGTTAGAATATTGGCGAGAATATAGAACATATTTTCACATTGGTACAAGCTGGGAACTATCAGAATCAACTATATGTCGGATTGTAAATAAGACGGAAAAAATGCTTTTACAATCGGGAAACTTCCGTTTAAAAGGAAAAAAAGCTTTACTCAATCAAGCAGAGATACCGGTCGTAACGGTAATGGATGTAACGGAAACTCCCATTGAACGCCCCAAAAAGAAACAGAAAGATTTTTTGGGGGGTAAAAGAGGTTATCATACTTTAAAATCCCAATTAGTAGCTGATCAAAATACCGAGGAAATTATCTGTGTCTTTTGTGGGAAAGGTAGAGGTCATGATTTTAGTTTATTTAAAAAAAGTCGAGTTCGTTTTCATCCTTTAACTACCAGCATAGAAGACAGTGGTTATCAGGGAATAGCTGCATACCATAGTAATAGTTATACACCGAAAAAGAAATCGAAAAATAGAAAATTAACAGAGTTAGAAAAAGAGTATAACAAGGCTTTAGCCAAAGAAAGGATTATCATTGAACCTATAAATAGGAAACTCAAAATCTTTAAAATCTTATCCTGTAAATATCGGAATCGTCGTCGAAGATATAGTTTAAGAGTTAACTTGTTGGCGGCTATTTATAACTGTGAGTTAGGGATAGGTATAGCAGCTTCTTAA
- a CDS encoding NAD(P)/FAD-dependent oxidoreductase yields the protein MTEKQPRVVIIGGGFAGLYTAKALKNAPVHVTLIDKRNFHLFQPLLYQVATGALSPADISSPLRLILRGHDNTDILLDHAIDIDPVKGEVILEDHPPIAYDQLVIATGVSHHYFGNDQWQPYAPGLKTIEDAVEMRRRIYLAFEKAEKEIDAEKRQALLTFVIVGGGPTGVELAGAIAEIAHGALRSDFHQINPTEAKILLLEGMDRVLPPYSPDLSAKAAASLTKLGVTVQTNSIVTNIVEGCVTVRQGEKTTEIAAETILWAAGVKASRMGRILAERTGVNLDRVGRVIVEPDLSIAGYANIFVIGDLANFAHQGDKPLAGIAPVAMQEGEYLANLLISRLKGQTIQPFHYIDRGSLAVIGQNAAVVDLGFVKFSGFIAWLVWVWAHIYYLIEFDNKLVVMVQWGWNYFTRGRGARLITGEGQNLASGQLPQNNSQNNNNLAVSNQTETLSPPIVKV from the coding sequence ATGACTGAAAAACAGCCAAGAGTTGTTATCATCGGCGGCGGATTTGCGGGTTTATACACGGCCAAAGCCCTAAAAAACGCCCCCGTTCATGTTACCCTCATCGATAAGCGAAATTTCCATCTTTTTCAGCCCCTCCTCTATCAAGTCGCTACTGGGGCGCTGTCTCCGGCCGATATCTCCTCACCTTTGCGCTTAATCCTACGGGGTCATGACAATACAGATATTCTCCTCGATCATGCCATAGATATAGATCCGGTCAAGGGAGAAGTGATCTTGGAAGATCACCCACCGATCGCCTACGATCAATTAGTTATTGCCACGGGAGTCAGTCATCACTATTTTGGCAATGATCAATGGCAGCCCTACGCTCCAGGGTTAAAAACCATTGAAGACGCAGTAGAAATGCGTCGTCGCATCTATCTCGCTTTCGAGAAGGCCGAGAAAGAAATTGATGCCGAAAAACGGCAAGCTTTATTAACTTTTGTTATTGTCGGTGGCGGACCGACGGGGGTAGAATTAGCAGGAGCGATCGCAGAAATTGCCCACGGTGCGCTTAGGTCTGATTTCCACCAGATTAACCCCACAGAAGCGAAAATTTTGCTCTTAGAAGGGATGGATCGAGTATTACCCCCATATTCACCCGATTTATCCGCTAAAGCTGCCGCTTCTCTCACAAAATTAGGGGTGACAGTGCAAACTAACAGCATCGTTACCAATATTGTTGAAGGTTGTGTCACCGTCCGTCAGGGAGAAAAAACCACAGAAATCGCTGCCGAGACAATTTTATGGGCAGCGGGGGTAAAAGCATCGAGAATGGGGCGAATTTTGGCCGAAAGAACTGGGGTAAATCTCGATCGCGTCGGCCGGGTAATCGTCGAACCTGATTTAAGTATCGCTGGTTATGCCAATATTTTTGTGATCGGGGATCTGGCTAATTTTGCCCATCAGGGAGATAAACCTTTAGCCGGAATTGCCCCCGTGGCCATGCAGGAGGGCGAATATCTGGCGAATTTATTAATTTCTCGCCTAAAAGGGCAAACTATTCAACCTTTTCATTATATCGATCGAGGTAGTCTGGCAGTGATCGGCCAAAATGCGGCCGTGGTTGATTTGGGATTTGTCAAGTTTTCTGGGTTCATCGCTTGGTTAGTCTGGGTTTGGGCCCATATTTACTATCTGATCGAATTTGATAATAAATTAGTGGTGATGGTGCAATGGGGTTGGAATTATTTTACCCGCGGTCGTGGCGCTCGTTTGATTACGGGAGAGGGGCAAAATTTAGCCTCGGGACAATTGCCGCAAAATAACAGCCAAAATAATAATAATCTCGCCGTTTCTAACCAGACGGAAACTCTCTCTCCACCGATTGTGAAAGTGTGA
- a CDS encoding tetratricopeptide repeat protein, whose protein sequence is MKLIIGGRYQVIKPLSQGAFGQTFLAQDNYRPGRPQCVVKQLIPQVVNEITIGLFESEARALEKLGHHPQIPQFFASFQEKKSFYLVQEFIDGHDLSQEISKGKRLEESQVIQLLKDILEVLAFVHQNNIIHRDIKPDNIIRRQEGKLVLIDFGGVKQVGTQWLKAKQSSVSIGIGTPGYMPSEQAQNKPRLSSDVYAVGIIAIQALTGLKPMQFPEDAETGEIAWRNHADVRDDLAVIIDKMTRYDWRQRFPSAVEVLDAIKDLRQLRQQQALVREISAEDWFYRGNAHLDLGENREAVQLYQQSLRKKPNFVNAWYNRGLALQRLGRFPEALGSFNQVIQLETNNARAWFYRGIALANLRQISDAIASWDKAIQLQPDYLEAWHYKGMIFCRMQHYAEGLAAYNQALAIKSDANVWFSKGEALRELERLSEAVAAYNKALQLQPQKAEAWYQRGCCLYKLKCFSEAVVSFNQTLQLEPSHQLALQQRNLALNHLKL, encoded by the coding sequence ATGAAACTAATTATCGGGGGACGTTACCAAGTTATTAAACCTCTAAGTCAAGGGGCTTTCGGTCAAACTTTTTTAGCCCAAGATAACTATCGCCCCGGCCGTCCTCAATGTGTGGTCAAACAGTTAATCCCCCAAGTGGTTAACGAAATTACTATAGGATTATTTGAGAGTGAGGCCAGAGCTTTAGAAAAACTCGGCCATCATCCTCAAATACCGCAATTTTTCGCCAGTTTTCAGGAAAAGAAGTCTTTTTATCTCGTTCAAGAATTTATCGATGGTCACGATCTTAGTCAGGAAATCTCTAAGGGTAAGCGTTTAGAAGAGAGTCAGGTAATTCAGTTATTAAAGGATATCTTGGAAGTTCTCGCTTTTGTCCATCAAAATAACATTATTCACCGAGATATTAAACCCGATAATATTATCCGTCGCCAAGAGGGCAAGCTAGTTTTAATCGACTTTGGCGGAGTCAAACAAGTGGGGACTCAATGGCTAAAAGCAAAACAGAGCAGTGTGTCCATTGGGATTGGCACCCCTGGTTATATGCCTAGTGAACAGGCGCAAAATAAACCGCGATTGTCTAGCGATGTCTATGCCGTGGGAATCATCGCTATTCAAGCCTTAACCGGTCTCAAACCGATGCAATTTCCCGAAGATGCCGAAACCGGAGAAATCGCTTGGCGCAATCATGCCGATGTTAGAGACGATCTAGCAGTTATTATCGATAAAATGACCCGTTATGACTGGCGTCAACGCTTTCCCTCGGCAGTAGAAGTTTTAGATGCCATAAAAGATTTAAGGCAATTGCGTCAACAACAAGCTTTAGTGCGGGAAATTTCAGCAGAGGATTGGTTTTATCGCGGTAATGCCCACCTCGATTTGGGGGAGAATCGCGAAGCAGTTCAATTGTATCAGCAGTCCCTGCGGAAAAAGCCCAATTTTGTCAATGCTTGGTATAATCGCGGTCTGGCCTTGCAACGATTGGGGCGTTTTCCCGAAGCTTTAGGGTCTTTTAATCAGGTAATTCAATTAGAGACTAATAATGCTCGGGCTTGGTTTTATCGCGGCATCGCTTTAGCTAATTTACGACAAATCAGTGATGCGATCGCATCTTGGGATAAGGCGATTCAACTGCAGCCAGATTATCTGGAAGCATGGCATTACAAGGGCATGATTTTCTGTCGGATGCAACATTATGCGGAAGGTCTAGCGGCTTATAATCAGGCCCTGGCCATTAAATCCGATGCTAATGTTTGGTTTAGCAAAGGCGAAGCTTTACGGGAATTAGAACGACTCAGTGAAGCGGTCGCAGCTTATAATAAGGCTTTACAGTTACAACCCCAAAAGGCTGAGGCATGGTATCAACGGGGTTGTTGTCTCTACAAGTTAAAATGTTTCTCGGAAGCAGTGGTTTCCTTTAACCAAACCCTACAACTAGAGCCTAGCCATCAATTAGCTCTCCAACAACGGAATTTAGCCCTGAATCACCTGAAATTGTAG
- a CDS encoding IS630 family transposase — protein sequence MINLEFTEEEKNSLYYERFHHPHPRVQLKMEVLWLKSQKIPHQKICQLAGISPNTLLTYLRDEQEGGIEKLKEINFYRPKSELESQKETLKKYFEKNPPATINEAVYRIEELTGIKRSPTQVRKFLKSMGMKCLKVGSLPSKADPDEQEDYKEKKLEPRLNEAKEGKRAVFFVDAAHFVMGAFLGFVWCFERLFVKSPSGRKRFNVLGALNAITHEVILVTYDTYITATQVCELRSKIAALGLMIPITLVLDNARYQKCKIVEELALSLSIELLYLPSYSPNLNLIERLWKLVKKKCLYGKYYENFSDFSSAIYECLNDAHLKHKKELDSLLTLRFQKFNKSQIMNV from the coding sequence ATGATTAACCTAGAATTCACGGAAGAAGAAAAGAACTCACTGTATTATGAAAGATTTCATCATCCCCATCCCCGGGTTCAACTGAAGATGGAAGTTCTCTGGTTAAAAAGCCAAAAGATACCGCACCAAAAAATTTGTCAGTTAGCAGGAATCTCGCCAAATACCTTATTAACCTATCTTCGAGATGAGCAAGAGGGCGGAATAGAAAAATTAAAAGAAATCAACTTCTATCGCCCTAAAAGTGAATTAGAGTCTCAAAAAGAAACCCTCAAAAAATACTTCGAGAAAAATCCACCAGCCACAATAAATGAAGCTGTATATAGGATAGAAGAATTGACGGGAATAAAACGAAGTCCTACCCAAGTGAGAAAATTTTTAAAATCAATGGGAATGAAATGTTTAAAAGTAGGTTCTCTTCCTTCTAAAGCTGACCCAGATGAACAAGAGGACTACAAAGAAAAAAAGCTAGAACCCAGACTAAATGAGGCAAAAGAAGGAAAAAGGGCTGTTTTTTTTGTTGATGCCGCTCACTTCGTCATGGGAGCATTTCTCGGTTTTGTTTGGTGTTTTGAGAGACTTTTTGTTAAGTCACCGAGCGGGCGTAAACGCTTCAATGTTTTAGGAGCATTAAATGCAATAACTCATGAAGTTATTCTGGTAACATATGACACTTATATTACGGCAACTCAAGTCTGTGAACTCCGGTCAAAAATAGCTGCTTTAGGACTAATGATTCCCATCACTCTAGTCTTAGATAATGCCCGCTATCAAAAATGTAAAATTGTTGAAGAATTGGCTCTTTCTTTGTCAATAGAGCTGCTCTATCTGCCGTCTTATTCACCTAATCTAAATTTAATTGAAAGGCTGTGGAAATTGGTCAAAAAGAAATGTTTATATGGTAAATATTATGAAAACTTTTCTGACTTTTCTTCAGCCATTTATGAATGTTTGAATGATGCCCATTTGAAACATAAAAAAG
- a CDS encoding bacterial microcompartment protein: MGVELRSYVYLDNLQLQHAAYIGTVAQGFLPLPGDASLWIEISPGIEINRITDIALKSAVVRPGVLFVERLYGLLELHSSSQGEVRAAGQAILQYLGVSQRDCLKPQIVSSQIIRNIDAYQAQLINRSSRGMMLMAGQTLYVLEVQPAAYASLAANQAEKAALINILHVTSVGSFGRLYLGGEERDIMAGSRAAVSALENIQGRAFPGSDKKE, from the coding sequence TTGGGTGTAGAACTTCGCAGTTACGTTTATCTTGACAATCTACAGCTTCAACACGCTGCTTACATCGGTACAGTCGCCCAAGGATTTTTACCCTTACCCGGGGATGCTTCCCTCTGGATTGAAATTTCCCCCGGTATCGAGATTAATCGCATCACCGATATTGCCCTCAAATCCGCCGTGGTTCGTCCGGGGGTTCTATTCGTAGAACGACTCTATGGACTGCTAGAACTCCATTCTAGCAGTCAGGGAGAGGTGAGGGCGGCCGGTCAGGCAATTTTGCAGTATTTAGGCGTTAGTCAGCGCGATTGTCTGAAACCGCAAATTGTTTCTAGCCAAATTATTCGCAACATTGACGCTTACCAAGCCCAATTAATTAACCGGAGTTCTCGGGGTATGATGTTAATGGCGGGACAGACTTTGTACGTTTTAGAAGTGCAACCGGCTGCCTACGCTTCCCTAGCCGCTAATCAGGCCGAAAAAGCTGCTTTAATTAATATCCTACACGTTACTTCCGTGGGCAGTTTTGGCCGCTTATATTTAGGGGGAGAAGAACGAGATATTATGGCCGGTTCCAGGGCGGCAGTTTCAGCTTTAGAAAATATTCAAGGTCGAGCTTTTCCCGGTAGCGACAAAAAAGAATAA
- a CDS encoding acyl-CoA dehydrogenase family protein gives MSDGLLEMARDYFQNRIAPQAARIDHNPIALQSALQGMGERCLLALRVPKEWGGAGWEERTYQQFQILGARYSGALTFLQTQHQSAANQLATSSNQDLKKLYLPKMARGEKLVGVGFSQLRRPGEPMMKAFPVTGGYQLCGQVPWVTGWGFFEDFIIGATLLDGRSLYGLLPLQALPGLQCSPPMKLLSMSGTNTVSLTIQDYFLSRDFIVSLQPAAAIEASDQKNVLHHGFHALGCAWAGLDVIFAVYRQKGLESLKNAHQQLEKALLSCQEKMLNSHQASFAEKLHWRGRAINLALQCAQGAVIASGGAANIIDHPAGRVYREALQFSVSGQTSAVMENSLGQLLWLGGQCYD, from the coding sequence ATGAGCGATGGTTTACTGGAGATGGCTAGGGATTATTTTCAGAATAGGATCGCCCCGCAAGCGGCCCGGATTGATCACAACCCGATCGCCCTACAATCAGCTTTACAGGGTATGGGCGAGCGCTGTTTGTTAGCTTTGCGTGTTCCCAAAGAATGGGGGGGGGCGGGATGGGAGGAACGCACCTATCAACAATTCCAAATCCTCGGCGCTCGTTATTCCGGCGCTTTAACTTTTCTGCAAACCCAACACCAAAGCGCCGCTAATCAATTAGCCACCAGCAGCAACCAAGACCTGAAAAAGCTTTATCTCCCCAAAATGGCCCGGGGCGAAAAGCTAGTGGGGGTGGGGTTTTCGCAACTACGTCGTCCGGGGGAACCAATGATGAAAGCGTTTCCCGTGACCGGCGGCTATCAACTCTGTGGACAGGTCCCCTGGGTGACGGGATGGGGCTTTTTTGAAGATTTTATCATCGGGGCGACCCTCCTGGACGGGCGATCGCTGTACGGTCTTTTACCGCTGCAAGCTCTCCCCGGTCTGCAATGCAGTCCCCCGATGAAATTATTATCGATGAGTGGGACTAATACGGTGAGCCTTACCATACAAGACTACTTTTTGTCAAGGGATTTTATTGTTAGTTTACAACCAGCGGCGGCGATCGAGGCCAGCGATCAAAAAAATGTTCTCCATCATGGTTTTCATGCCCTTGGCTGTGCTTGGGCGGGCTTAGATGTTATTTTTGCGGTTTATCGACAAAAAGGGCTAGAAAGCCTAAAAAATGCCCATCAACAGCTAGAAAAGGCCCTACTGTCCTGTCAAGAAAAAATGTTAAATTCCCACCAGGCCAGTTTTGCCGAGAAATTGCACTGGCGCGGTCGGGCGATTAATTTGGCTCTACAATGCGCTCAAGGGGCAGTGATTGCCTCCGGTGGGGCGGCGAATATTATTGATCATCCGGCGGGGCGAGTCTATCGGGAAGCTTTACAGTTTAGCGTTTCTGGACAAACCAGCGCGGTGATGGAAAATAGCCTAGGGCAGTTGCTCTGGCTGGGGGGTCAATGCTATGATTAG
- a CDS encoding IS4 family transposase — protein sequence MLPSFYQACLQANLSEASYLTLQLLILLLQSHRIVQLEKLAALFPQPITFESRRRNLQRFLKLPQLNVKLLWFPLIKQIVKLEFSGKNKNREPRRRLKKLKHAGRLLVVIDRTDWKGRNLFVASVICGRRALPVYWVLLNKKGSSALGEPKKFLKPVLGLLKPYPLVVMGDREFQSAQLGKWLDDRGVAFIFRQKKSTYTRLKDGENYQALSELEPNRGERNFFRGVTHTKSHEIEGFNLATYGKRGYRTKGSKEPWYLLTNLESLEITLKLYKSRFGIEAMFKDCQTGGYNLEKTKVSEPRFLALILLIAIAYSLNRTLAN from the coding sequence TCGGATAGTCCAACTAGAGAAACTGGCCGCTCTTTTCCCGCAACCGATAACCTTTGAAAGTAGAAGACGGAATTTGCAGAGATTTCTTAAGCTCCCGCAACTAAACGTGAAACTCTTGTGGTTTCCTTTGATCAAACAGATCGTCAAGCTAGAATTTAGCGGAAAAAATAAAAATCGAGAGCCAAGAAGAAGGCTCAAAAAACTGAAACACGCGGGAAGATTATTAGTCGTCATAGATAGAACCGATTGGAAGGGTAGAAATTTATTCGTCGCCAGTGTGATTTGTGGTCGGAGAGCTTTGCCCGTATATTGGGTGTTACTGAATAAAAAAGGAAGTAGCGCTCTCGGGGAACCGAAAAAATTCCTCAAGCCAGTCTTAGGGTTGTTGAAACCCTATCCGCTCGTCGTAATGGGAGACCGTGAATTTCAGTCAGCGCAATTAGGGAAGTGGCTTGACGACAGAGGTGTAGCTTTTATCTTCCGTCAAAAGAAAAGTACCTACACGCGATTGAAAGATGGAGAAAACTATCAAGCCCTTTCCGAGTTAGAACCGAACCGGGGCGAGCGAAACTTCTTTCGGGGAGTGACCCACACGAAAAGCCATGAGATCGAGGGGTTCAACCTAGCAACTTATGGGAAAAGAGGTTATCGAACTAAAGGGTCTAAAGAGCCTTGGTATTTATTGACCAACCTAGAATCTTTAGAGATAACTCTCAAGTTATATAAATCTCGATTCGGGATTGAAGCGATGTTCAAAGATTGTCAAACGGGAGGATATAATCTTGAAAAAACGAAAGTGAGCGAGCCTCGCTTTCTCGCCTTAATTTTATTAATCGCTATCGCTTACTCTTTGAATAGAACTCTTGCAAATTAA
- a CDS encoding DUF1788 domain-containing protein: MERLQKQLVSQLHQKGIRILEINLYDLCLELLRERQIFEQILDIESSISKGELKELLQNVLDSESHLIPALGEKIAENPFDVLFLWGVGQIFPYIRSHNVLNNLQTTNNNQPTVMFFPGAYTYSLESGASLNLFGLLRDDKYYRAFNIYEYQV; encoded by the coding sequence ATGGAACGTCTGCAAAAGCAACTGGTTAGTCAGTTGCATCAAAAAGGGATTCGCATATTAGAGATCAATCTTTATGATCTCTGTCTTGAATTATTGAGGGAACGGCAGATATTTGAGCAAATTCTCGATATAGAATCCTCCATATCTAAAGGGGAACTGAAAGAGCTTTTACAAAATGTGTTAGATTCGGAGAGTCATTTAATTCCAGCCCTAGGCGAAAAAATTGCCGAAAATCCGTTTGATGTCTTGTTTTTATGGGGTGTTGGTCAAATTTTTCCCTATATTCGTTCCCATAATGTTCTTAATAACCTCCAAACCACGAACAACAACCAACCGACGGTAATGTTTTTTCCGGGGGCCTACACCTATTCCCTAGAGTCGGGAGCCTCTCTCAATTTATTTGGACTCTTACGAGATGACAAATATTATCGAGCTTTTAACATTTACGAGTACCAAGTTTAA
- a CDS encoding glucokinase, whose protein sequence is MTILLGGDIGGTKTILRLVDCQNSPDSPQPLLTTLDQEIYPSEQYPDLVPIVQQFLARQTTIPPVEKACFGIAGPVVNNSSELTNLSWSLTGDRLSQELQIERVKLINDFAAIGYGVLGLAPEELHNLQSAPAVPEAPIAVIGAGTGLGEGFLIPVSKGKYRVFASEGSHADFAPRSSLEYQLLNYLLDLYNIERLSVERVVSGPGITSIYRFLHDSNYSQSSPAMAEIYRTWLEEMGKPQKTVDLAAKIASFAQDDLDDLCYQTMKIFVEAYGAEAGNLALKLLPYGGLYIAGGIAAKNLPLMTEGSFMKAFRAKGRMRELLSNIPVHIVLNAQVGLMGAVSCASQL, encoded by the coding sequence ATGACGATTCTTTTAGGGGGAGATATCGGGGGAACTAAAACAATCCTGCGTTTAGTGGATTGCCAAAACTCACCAGATAGTCCCCAACCCCTGCTAACTACTCTCGATCAAGAAATTTATCCTAGTGAACAATACCCCGATCTGGTGCCGATCGTCCAGCAGTTTTTGGCCCGACAAACCACTATTCCCCCGGTGGAAAAAGCTTGTTTCGGTATTGCCGGTCCTGTGGTTAACAATAGTTCCGAATTGACTAATTTAAGTTGGTCTCTCACTGGCGATCGCCTAAGCCAGGAGCTGCAGATTGAGCGAGTAAAATTAATTAATGATTTTGCGGCGATCGGTTATGGGGTGTTAGGATTAGCCCCAGAGGAGCTGCACAATCTACAGTCGGCCCCCGCAGTACCAGAGGCCCCGATTGCGGTTATTGGTGCGGGAACGGGGTTAGGAGAGGGTTTTTTGATTCCTGTGTCGAAGGGTAAATATCGGGTGTTTGCTAGTGAGGGTTCCCACGCCGATTTTGCCCCTCGCTCGAGTTTAGAATATCAACTATTAAATTATCTCTTGGATCTCTATAATATCGAGCGCCTTTCGGTGGAGCGAGTGGTTTCTGGTCCTGGAATCACTTCTATCTATCGATTTCTCCACGATAGTAACTATAGTCAGTCATCACCAGCCATGGCGGAAATTTACCGCACTTGGTTAGAAGAAATGGGTAAACCGCAAAAAACCGTCGATTTAGCGGCTAAAATTGCCAGTTTTGCCCAAGATGACTTGGATGATCTCTGTTATCAAACCATGAAAATCTTTGTCGAGGCCTACGGTGCGGAAGCGGGCAATTTAGCCCTCAAGTTGCTTCCCTACGGAGGATTATACATAGCGGGAGGGATTGCGGCCAAAAATCTTCCTCTAATGACTGAGGGTAGCTTTATGAAGGCTTTTCGGGCTAAAGGTCGGATGAGGGAGCTATTAAGCAATATTCCCGTTCATATCGTCCTTAATGCCCAAGTGGGACTAATGGGGGCAGTTTCCTGCGCTAGTCAGCTATGA
- a CDS encoding transposase — protein sequence MSTTTSLYAQLLSLLCQHSQWRDLRHLKALAWMVTAVISSGKLSLPMWESYVPSRATQAQSTERRWQRFMGNHRIRVKSLYIPLVLAAISSWKGHRLYLALDTTVLWNRYCMIHLSIVCCGRAVPLLWRVLDHPSATVAVNTYKPMLRDAQRLLKDYPDVMLLADRGFANHGLLSWLQVSGWHYCLRLPGDVLVHGVRRSRGDKATKRLAG from the coding sequence ATGTCAACCACTACCAGTCTCTATGCTCAACTACTTTCTTTACTGTGTCAACACAGCCAATGGCGAGACCTGCGACACCTCAAGGCATTAGCCTGGATGGTCACAGCAGTAATCTCTAGCGGGAAATTAAGCCTGCCAATGTGGGAGTCCTACGTCCCTAGTCGTGCAACACAGGCACAAAGCACCGAACGCAGATGGCAGAGATTTATGGGCAATCATCGAATTCGGGTCAAATCCCTGTATATTCCTCTGGTGCTAGCCGCCATCAGTAGCTGGAAAGGCCATCGACTTTACTTGGCATTAGATACAACTGTATTGTGGAATCGCTATTGTATGATTCATCTGTCGATAGTCTGTTGCGGTCGTGCAGTCCCCCTGTTATGGCGAGTGCTAGACCATCCGAGTGCCACCGTCGCAGTGAACACCTACAAACCGATGCTGCGCGATGCTCAGCGATTGTTGAAGGATTATCCCGATGTCATGCTCTTAGCCGACCGAGGGTTTGCCAATCATGGTTTGCTCAGTTGGCTGCAAGTCAGTGGATGGCATTACTGCTTACGTTTACCTGGCGACGTTCTGGTCCATGGGGTTCGGCGTTCAAGGGGTGACAAGGCGACTAAAAGGCTTGCTGGATAA